One region of Polynucleobacter sp. SHI8 genomic DNA includes:
- the rpsA gene encoding 30S ribosomal protein S1, producing MSESFAALFEESLARSNMKSGQVISAEVMRIDHNFVVVNAGLKSEAFIPVEEFHNDQGEIDVQPGDFVSVAIDALENGYGDTILSRDKAKRLASWMNLEKALEQGEIVTGAVTGKVKGGLTVMVNGIRAFLPGSLLDTRPIKDTSPFEGKTMDFKVIKLDRKRNNVVLSRRAVVEASQGEERQKLMDNLKEGTIVQGTIKNITDYGAFVDLGGIDGLLHITDLAWRRVRHPSEVLTVGQEVTAKILRYDQDKNRVSLGIKQLGDDPWVGIARRYPPNTRLFGKVTNLTDYGAFVEIESGIEGLVHVSEMDWTNKNIAPGKAVQLGLDVEVMVLDIDEDKRRISLGMKQCKTNPWDEFARNHNKGDKISGAIKSITDFGVFIGLDGGIDGLVHLSDISWNEAGEEAVKKFKKGDEIDTVVLAIDVEKERISLGIKQLSGDPFNNYTAEFDKGALVSGTVKTVDAKGAVVELVPEVEAYLRASEISTDRVEDARLALKEGDTVSAMIINVDRKSRSINLSIKAKDNADQQEVMSKMQNEASSGTTNLGALLKAKLDNQG from the coding sequence ATGTCTGAATCCTTTGCAGCTCTATTTGAAGAATCATTAGCCCGTTCCAATATGAAATCTGGGCAGGTCATTTCCGCAGAAGTGATGCGTATTGATCATAATTTTGTTGTTGTGAATGCTGGACTTAAGTCCGAAGCGTTTATTCCCGTTGAAGAATTCCATAATGACCAGGGTGAAATTGATGTTCAACCTGGTGATTTCGTATCAGTTGCAATTGATGCGTTAGAGAATGGTTATGGCGACACGATTTTATCTCGTGATAAAGCGAAACGCTTAGCATCATGGATGAATCTTGAGAAAGCCCTTGAACAGGGTGAAATCGTTACTGGTGCTGTTACTGGTAAGGTTAAAGGTGGTTTGACTGTGATGGTCAACGGTATCCGTGCATTCTTACCTGGTTCATTACTTGATACACGTCCAATTAAAGACACGTCACCATTTGAAGGTAAGACGATGGACTTTAAGGTTATCAAACTCGACCGTAAGAGAAACAACGTTGTTTTATCTCGCCGTGCTGTTGTAGAAGCAAGTCAAGGTGAAGAGCGTCAAAAACTCATGGACAACCTTAAAGAAGGAACGATTGTTCAAGGTACGATTAAAAATATTACTGACTACGGCGCATTCGTTGATCTAGGTGGTATTGATGGTTTGTTACACATTACCGACTTAGCATGGCGTCGTGTGCGTCATCCAAGCGAAGTATTGACAGTTGGTCAAGAAGTAACAGCAAAGATCTTGCGTTACGACCAAGATAAGAATCGCGTATCACTCGGTATTAAGCAGTTAGGTGACGATCCATGGGTTGGTATTGCAAGAAGATATCCGCCAAATACCCGTTTATTCGGTAAAGTGACGAACTTGACTGACTACGGTGCATTCGTTGAAATCGAGTCTGGCATTGAAGGTTTAGTTCACGTTTCTGAAATGGATTGGACAAACAAGAACATTGCTCCAGGCAAAGCCGTTCAATTAGGTTTAGATGTTGAAGTCATGGTTTTGGATATTGACGAAGACAAGCGTCGTATCAGTCTTGGTATGAAGCAATGTAAAACAAATCCATGGGATGAGTTTGCGCGTAATCATAACAAAGGCGATAAGATCTCTGGTGCTATTAAATCCATCACTGACTTTGGCGTATTTATCGGTTTAGACGGTGGTATCGATGGTTTAGTCCATTTATCTGATATTTCATGGAATGAAGCTGGTGAAGAAGCTGTGAAGAAATTCAAGAAAGGTGACGAGATTGACACAGTAGTACTCGCTATTGATGTTGAAAAAGAAAGAATTTCTTTAGGTATTAAGCAACTCTCAGGCGATCCATTTAATAACTACACTGCTGAATTTGATAAAGGTGCATTAGTTTCAGGTACTGTGAAAACGGTTGATGCTAAAGGTGCTGTTGTTGAATTAGTTCCTGAAGTTGAAGCTTATTTACGTGCTTCTGAAATCTCAACAGATCGTGTAGAAGATGCACGTTTAGCCCTCAAAGAAGGCGATACTGTATCTGCGATGATCATCAACGTTGATCGTAAATCAAGAAGCATTAATCTTTCGATTAAAGCGAAAGACAATGCTGATCAACAAGAAGTGATGTCTAAGATGCAAAATGAAGCAAGTTCTGGAACAACGAATCTTGGCGCTTTATTAAAGGCTAAGTTAGATAACCAGGGTTAA
- the cmk gene encoding (d)CMP kinase, with amino-acid sequence MIPVIAIDGPTASGKGTVAQLVAERLSFHYLDSGALYRLVGLASQQAGIEFNEPHRLWELCLKMDIKFRDGRIFLDQEDVSEEIRTEEMGKRASSAGAVPEVREALIQVQKSFLKPPGLVADGRDMGSVIFPQAQLKVFLTADAQIRAQRRYKQLIAKGISANIDILTKDLEERDLRDTQRETAPLIQSEDAFLLDTSDQTIEEAVNRILAWYQQV; translated from the coding sequence ATGATTCCAGTGATTGCCATTGATGGGCCGACAGCATCAGGTAAAGGAACCGTGGCCCAACTCGTAGCCGAGCGCTTAAGTTTTCATTACTTAGATAGCGGTGCTTTATATCGACTCGTAGGACTTGCTAGCCAACAAGCTGGTATTGAGTTTAATGAGCCCCACCGATTATGGGAACTCTGCTTAAAAATGGACATTAAGTTTCGTGATGGGCGTATTTTCTTAGATCAAGAGGATGTTTCTGAGGAGATTCGAACAGAGGAGATGGGTAAAAGAGCATCCAGTGCCGGGGCAGTTCCTGAGGTAAGAGAAGCCTTGATTCAAGTGCAAAAAAGCTTTTTAAAGCCTCCAGGACTCGTTGCTGATGGTCGAGATATGGGTTCAGTGATCTTTCCACAGGCCCAATTAAAGGTATTTTTGACCGCAGATGCCCAAATTCGTGCACAAAGAAGATATAAACAATTGATTGCCAAAGGAATTTCTGCTAATATAGATATTCTCACCAAAGATTTGGAGGAGCGTGATCTTCGAGATACTCAACGAGAAACTGCTCCACTAATACAAAGTGAAGATGCTTTTTTATTAGACACAAGCGATCAGACCATCGAAGAAGCAGTTAATCGAATCCTTGCTTGGTATCAACAAGTTTAG
- the aroA gene encoding 3-phosphoshikimate 1-carboxyvinyltransferase yields the protein MSSKALLISPTAFAKGEIQLPGSKSISNRVLLLSALAKGTTTLQGLLDADDTRVMRDALSKLGVPMKTYFKNDEELIEITGQDGKFPEVSAELFMGNAGTAIRPLTAALAILGGEYHLHGVPRMHERPIADLIEGLLGIGAKIDYLGTKGYPPIQIHAGQIQSDQVVQVRGDVSSQYLTALLMALPLLRSPKPIRIEVIGELISKPYIEITTNLMSKYGVHVHNDAWQVFTIPAHIDIAQGPYIAPGEFKVEGDASSASYFLALGALGQGPVTVKGAGRDSIQGDVAFAHALSMMGANVTQGSDWIEVRGIGTEDGCLHGIDLDCTAIPDAAMTLAVLGMFAKGKTRLTGIASWRVKETDRIAAMVCELSKFGAIVESGQDFIAVQAPQVWLTPKDGVDTYDDHRMAMCFSLASFGPNAFFINDPDCVSKTFPKYFEVWSQLVQTINLAT from the coding sequence ATGTCTTCCAAAGCATTACTGATTTCTCCCACAGCATTTGCTAAAGGTGAGATTCAATTACCGGGATCAAAGAGTATTTCCAATCGCGTTTTATTGCTGAGTGCTCTGGCAAAAGGAACGACCACATTGCAAGGTTTACTCGATGCAGATGACACGCGAGTCATGCGAGACGCACTATCCAAGTTAGGTGTGCCGATGAAGACCTATTTCAAAAATGATGAAGAGTTGATTGAAATCACAGGACAGGACGGTAAGTTTCCTGAGGTTAGCGCTGAATTATTCATGGGTAATGCTGGGACAGCTATACGGCCATTAACTGCTGCATTGGCAATATTGGGTGGAGAGTACCATTTGCATGGCGTGCCTCGCATGCATGAGAGGCCGATTGCCGATTTGATTGAAGGCTTGTTAGGTATTGGTGCCAAGATTGATTATCTCGGCACTAAAGGTTATCCCCCTATACAAATACATGCAGGACAAATACAAAGTGATCAAGTAGTTCAAGTTCGAGGTGATGTCTCAAGTCAGTATCTCACCGCATTACTCATGGCTCTACCATTGCTGCGATCACCTAAGCCCATCAGAATAGAAGTGATTGGTGAGTTGATTTCTAAACCTTATATTGAAATTACCACCAATTTGATGAGTAAATATGGCGTGCATGTTCATAACGATGCATGGCAAGTATTCACCATACCAGCCCATATAGATATTGCGCAAGGGCCGTACATTGCTCCAGGAGAATTTAAAGTAGAAGGCGACGCATCATCTGCATCATATTTTTTAGCCTTAGGGGCATTAGGTCAAGGACCAGTGACTGTGAAAGGTGCAGGTCGAGACAGTATTCAAGGTGACGTGGCATTTGCGCATGCTTTATCGATGATGGGGGCGAATGTGACCCAAGGATCTGATTGGATTGAAGTTCGAGGAATCGGAACAGAGGATGGGTGTTTACATGGTATTGATTTAGACTGTACCGCAATCCCGGATGCTGCGATGACATTAGCAGTATTAGGCATGTTTGCTAAAGGTAAGACCCGCTTAACCGGCATTGCTAGTTGGCGCGTTAAAGAAACCGATCGCATCGCTGCGATGGTCTGTGAATTAAGTAAATTTGGTGCAATAGTTGAATCCGGCCAGGATTTTATTGCAGTTCAAGCGCCACAAGTATGGTTAACACCAAAGGATGGTGTTGATACCTATGATGATCATCGCATGGCGATGTGTTTTTCATTAGCCTCGTTTGGCCCCAATGCTTTTTTTATTAATGATCCTGATTGCGTCTCTAAAACCTTCCCTAAATATTTTGAAGTTTGGAGCCAATTAGTGCAAACAATCAATCTAGCCACATGA
- a CDS encoding prephenate dehydrogenase/arogenate dehydrogenase family protein has translation MSSPSTTSIFPTVGIIGVGLIGGSLGLALKKAGLTNKVLGVGRTLANLEVAKQLGQIDAIVDLSTLAKECDLIIVCVPVAQTKEVLTAIHPHLNKDKLVIDVGSTKMDVVACAKEVLGESVAQFIPCHPIAGGAQHGAVAAKVDLFVNKQIMICPLLENQVADVQRIQECWQAIGAQVYKMSALEHDHIFAAVSHLPHVLSYALMLQIANAEDAQNKFVHAGAGFRDFTRIAGSSPEMWTDISLANKDAILKELESYLLILERMKTAMQNNDAQALQKMFQIASDSRNEWQG, from the coding sequence GTGAGTTCTCCATCAACTACTTCTATCTTTCCGACAGTCGGCATTATTGGAGTAGGGCTGATTGGTGGGTCATTAGGACTTGCTCTAAAAAAAGCAGGATTGACCAACAAAGTACTTGGCGTTGGTAGAACCCTAGCGAATCTTGAGGTTGCCAAACAGCTTGGTCAGATTGATGCAATCGTTGATTTGTCGACACTCGCAAAAGAGTGTGATTTGATAATCGTGTGTGTACCCGTTGCACAGACCAAAGAAGTCTTAACAGCGATTCATCCCCATCTAAATAAAGATAAACTCGTCATTGATGTGGGAAGTACGAAAATGGATGTCGTTGCTTGCGCTAAAGAAGTTTTAGGTGAGAGTGTTGCCCAGTTTATTCCTTGTCATCCGATTGCTGGAGGTGCACAGCATGGCGCGGTAGCAGCGAAAGTTGATTTATTTGTTAATAAACAAATCATGATATGTCCGCTTCTTGAGAATCAAGTTGCCGATGTGCAGCGTATCCAAGAATGTTGGCAGGCAATAGGTGCTCAGGTATACAAAATGTCAGCCCTTGAGCATGATCACATCTTTGCGGCTGTTTCGCATTTACCGCATGTGCTTTCTTATGCACTGATGTTGCAGATTGCCAATGCAGAGGATGCACAAAATAAATTTGTACATGCAGGTGCAGGATTTAGAGACTTCACACGCATTGCGGGGTCGAGTCCAGAGATGTGGACAGATATTTCATTAGCGAACAAAGATGCGATTCTCAAAGAGTTAGAGTCTTATCTCTTGATTCTCGAGAGAATGAAAACAGCCATGCAAAATAATGATGCGCAAGCATTGCAAAAAATGTTTCAAATTGCGAGTGACTCGCGCAATGAGTGGCAGGGCTAA
- the hisC gene encoding histidinol-phosphate transaminase yields the protein MNTKKTSQFGLEQVKNIAPYIGGRPISEVARQFGLVEDQIVKLASNENPLGIPESAKAAMMAVMHDLGRYPDSNGFELKQVLAKKNQVPDNWITLGNGSNDILELATRSVAQMGSEIIFSKHAFAVYPLATQAVGAKAIVIDPTPEDLGHDLTAMLAAISENTKLIFVANPNNPTGSFIPGQRIEQFLSQVPGHIVVVLDEAYNEYLKPEQQYDAIAMARKYPNLIVSRSFSKAYGLAGLRLGYAVSQEELTDLMNRIRQPFNVNSLAQAAAIAAFQDTEFLERGAKLNQAGYQQLTQAFDQMQLHYLPSAGNFILVQVGDDDRAGTRVNLELLKQGVIVRPVDNYGLPKFLRVSIGLPQENAAFLVALKKALQQ from the coding sequence ATGAATACAAAGAAAACAAGTCAATTTGGACTAGAACAAGTCAAGAATATTGCGCCCTACATTGGTGGAAGACCCATTAGTGAAGTAGCGCGTCAATTTGGTTTAGTAGAAGACCAAATTGTGAAATTGGCCTCGAATGAAAACCCCCTAGGTATTCCAGAATCCGCAAAGGCAGCCATGATGGCGGTCATGCATGACTTGGGACGATATCCTGACTCTAATGGTTTTGAGCTCAAACAAGTCCTAGCAAAAAAGAATCAAGTGCCTGACAATTGGATTACGCTTGGTAATGGCAGTAATGATATTTTGGAACTTGCAACACGTTCAGTTGCGCAAATGGGCAGTGAAATTATCTTCTCCAAGCATGCCTTTGCTGTATATCCACTAGCAACGCAAGCAGTGGGTGCAAAAGCGATTGTGATTGATCCGACGCCTGAAGATTTAGGTCATGATTTAACTGCCATGCTCGCGGCCATTTCAGAAAATACCAAACTTATTTTTGTTGCGAACCCGAATAATCCAACAGGTAGTTTTATCCCAGGTCAGAGAATTGAACAATTTCTCAGTCAAGTACCGGGTCATATTGTGGTCGTCTTAGATGAGGCTTATAACGAATACCTTAAACCAGAACAACAATATGATGCCATTGCTATGGCACGTAAGTATCCTAATTTAATTGTTTCTCGAAGTTTTTCTAAAGCCTATGGGTTAGCTGGTTTGCGTTTAGGGTACGCGGTTTCTCAAGAAGAGTTAACCGATTTAATGAACCGGATTCGTCAACCATTTAATGTTAATTCTTTAGCGCAAGCAGCAGCGATTGCTGCCTTTCAGGATACGGAGTTTTTAGAGAGAGGTGCTAAGTTAAATCAAGCGGGTTATCAGCAATTAACGCAAGCCTTTGATCAAATGCAGTTACATTATTTGCCATCCGCAGGTAATTTTATTCTTGTTCAAGTTGGCGATGATGATCGTGCTGGAACAAGGGTCAATCTAGAGTTACTCAAACAAGGCGTGATTGTTCGCCCGGTAGATAATTATGGATTACCAAAATTTTTACGCGTATCCATCGGGTTGCCTCAAGAGAATGCGGCATTCTTAGTAGCTCTTAAAAAAGCTCTTCAGCAATAA
- the pheA gene encoding prephenate dehydratase has product MSDEAKRLEPLRQKIDEVDRALLDLLTQRAQLALDVGHVKQEFGSVVYRPEREQQVLDKVATNNPGPLKNVGVQAIWREIMSACRAIEGDMKIAYLGPAGTFSEAATLQFFGHSVELQPLATLDQVFRSVETGQSQYGVVPIENSSEGAISRTLDLLLESSLLITGEISIPITHTLMSHSGNLDGVTHVLAHPQALAQCQHWLTQNAPRLHREAISSNAQAALDASKNPQFAAIASAAAANTYGLKIIQEGIQDDAHNRTRFVVIGHHMASKTNSDQTSLILSVKNEAGAVYKLLEPFAKHGVSMTRFESRPARKGTWEYHFYIDIEGHQEDANVSAALQTLKNITAFYKCLGSYPRSRHQ; this is encoded by the coding sequence ATGTCTGATGAGGCTAAACGTCTAGAGCCATTACGTCAGAAAATTGATGAAGTGGATCGCGCTCTATTGGATTTACTCACTCAGCGCGCCCAACTCGCCTTAGATGTAGGACATGTAAAACAGGAATTTGGGTCAGTTGTTTATCGACCAGAACGTGAGCAACAAGTTTTAGATAAAGTAGCCACGAATAACCCAGGACCTCTCAAGAACGTGGGTGTACAAGCCATTTGGCGAGAGATTATGTCAGCCTGTCGCGCCATTGAAGGCGATATGAAAATTGCTTATTTGGGACCTGCGGGAACTTTTTCTGAAGCGGCTACCTTACAATTTTTTGGGCACTCTGTTGAGTTGCAACCATTGGCAACCTTAGATCAAGTATTTCGCTCTGTAGAGACAGGTCAGAGTCAGTATGGTGTAGTACCCATTGAAAATTCCTCAGAGGGCGCCATCTCGAGAACTTTAGATTTATTACTAGAATCTTCACTCTTAATTACTGGCGAGATATCGATTCCGATTACGCACACCTTGATGAGTCATTCAGGAAATTTAGATGGTGTAACACATGTCCTTGCGCATCCACAGGCCTTGGCACAATGCCAACACTGGCTGACGCAAAACGCCCCCAGATTGCATCGTGAAGCAATCAGTAGTAATGCTCAGGCAGCTTTGGATGCATCGAAGAATCCCCAATTTGCAGCAATTGCTAGCGCTGCCGCAGCCAATACTTATGGTTTAAAAATCATACAAGAAGGCATTCAGGATGATGCGCATAATCGCACACGATTTGTGGTGATTGGACATCACATGGCGAGTAAAACAAATAGCGATCAAACATCCCTGATTCTGTCAGTAAAAAATGAGGCAGGTGCGGTATATAAACTACTTGAGCCATTTGCAAAGCATGGCGTATCCATGACACGCTTTGAGTCTAGACCTGCCAGAAAAGGTACGTGGGAATATCATTTTTATATTGATATAGAAGGTCATCAAGAAGATGCGAACGTGTCTGCCGCGTTACAGACATTGAAAAATATTACCGCTTTTTATAAATGTTTAGGATCCTATCCAAGAAGTCGTCATCAATGA
- the serC gene encoding 3-phosphoserine/phosphohydroxythreonine transaminase, whose translation MPFEHRIYNFAPGPATLPEEVLETAGKDILLWQGLGAGVMEVSHRSPAFMNCYHDALQNLIDLMKIPANYKVLFLQGGAIGQNAAIPMNLMSLAKSGPQADFIVSGVWTQKSVAEASKYGTARVAATSKDQHFHCVPARSSWDLSPDSAYVHICDNETVGGVEFLQTPDVGNIPLVADISSNILSREIDVSRYGVLFAGAQKNIGPAGVTIVIVREDLIGHAMPITPTIWDWQIQANNDSMINTPTTFAIYMAGEVFKWLKKSGGVAQMEKLNQQKSQLLYEVLDQSSLYEGRVHKDSRSRMNVTFYLRDESLFDTFLKQASDAGMTGLKGHKSVGGMRASIYNAMPLEGVQCLAQFMREFERRA comes from the coding sequence ATGCCATTTGAACATCGTATTTACAATTTCGCACCAGGTCCTGCAACACTTCCCGAGGAAGTTCTAGAAACTGCAGGTAAAGATATCTTGTTATGGCAGGGCTTGGGTGCTGGGGTGATGGAAGTGAGTCACCGCAGTCCAGCCTTCATGAATTGCTATCACGATGCCTTGCAAAATCTCATTGATTTAATGAAGATACCGGCCAATTACAAAGTTTTGTTTTTGCAGGGTGGGGCGATTGGACAAAATGCAGCGATTCCAATGAATCTCATGAGCCTTGCGAAGTCAGGTCCTCAGGCAGATTTTATTGTTTCCGGTGTTTGGACCCAAAAGTCGGTTGCAGAAGCTAGTAAATACGGCACAGCAAGAGTTGCTGCAACAAGCAAAGATCAGCATTTTCATTGTGTCCCTGCAAGATCTTCTTGGGACTTATCACCTGACTCAGCCTATGTACATATTTGTGATAACGAAACTGTTGGTGGCGTTGAGTTTTTACAAACACCTGATGTTGGCAACATTCCCTTAGTAGCTGATATTTCTAGCAACATACTTTCACGAGAGATTGACGTGAGTCGGTATGGTGTTTTGTTTGCCGGCGCGCAGAAAAATATTGGACCAGCTGGCGTCACGATTGTGATTGTGCGAGAAGACCTGATTGGTCATGCCATGCCAATTACCCCAACGATATGGGATTGGCAAATACAAGCCAATAATGATTCCATGATTAATACGCCGACAACATTTGCGATTTATATGGCTGGAGAAGTATTTAAATGGTTAAAAAAATCTGGTGGAGTAGCCCAGATGGAAAAACTCAATCAGCAAAAATCGCAGCTTTTATATGAAGTCCTAGATCAGAGTTCCTTATATGAGGGACGTGTTCATAAAGATTCAAGATCAAGGATGAATGTTACCTTTTATTTGCGTGATGAATCCTTATTTGATACTTTCTTAAAGCAGGCGAGTGATGCCGGAATGACTGGTTTAAAAGGTCATAAGAGTGTTGGAGGCATGCGCGCAAGTATCTATAATGCGATGCCACTCGAAGGAGTGCAGTGCTTAGCGCAGTTTATGCGTGAATTCGAGAGGAGGGCATAA
- the gyrA gene encoding DNA gyrase subunit A: MEQAAKETIPVSLEDEMRRSYLDYAMSVIVGRALPDARDGLKPVHRRVLFAMHELNNDWNRAYKKSARIVGDVIGKYHPHGDTAVYDTIVRMAQDFSLRYMLVDGQGNFGSVDGDNAAAMRYTEIRLAKIAHELLADIEKETVDFGPNYDGSEQEPLILPAKIPNLLINGSSGIAVGMATNIPPHNIDEVISACIFLLENPECDIEELINLVPAPDFPTGGTIYGIQGVREGYRTGRGRVIMRAKTHFEDMEKGQRQSIIVDELPYQVNKKNLLERIAELVIEKKVEGISDIRDESDKSGMRVVIELKRGEVPEVVLNNLYKNTQLQDNFGMNMVALVDNQPRLLNLKQLLECFLRHRREVVTRRTLFELKKARDRGHVLEGLAVALANIDEFIALIKAAPTPPEAKKELLSRTWDSSVVREMLTRSAMETQGGTAAYRPDRLPANLGLQPDGLYRLSEDQAQEILQMRLQRLTGLEQDKIVDEYKEVMAEISDLLDLLARPDRVTEVIRSELLDSKKEFGQEGSDNGRRSIIEMNATELFTEDLITPQDLVVTLSNTGYMKSQPLTEYKAQKRGGRGKSATTTKDEDWISTLFVANTHDTILCFSDRGRLYWLKVWEVPAGSRTSRGKPIINMFPLQPNEKITTILPIKGYVENQYVFMATRFGVVKKSRLSDFSNPRKGGIIAVDLDEGDILVGAAITHGNEDVMLFSDAGKAVRFDENDVRPMGRTARGVRGMNLAQGQEVIAMLVAPNEAEAEIMAQAGNLPSVLTATENGYGKRTSLSEYTRHGRGTKGMIAIQTTERNGKLVAASLVTEVDQIMLITTGGILVRTRVSEIREMGRSTQGVTLINVDSGTVLSGLQRIAESEDDDIDDEDSAGDEVPTVSE, translated from the coding sequence ATGGAACAAGCCGCTAAAGAAACAATACCCGTATCACTAGAAGATGAAATGCGGCGGTCCTATTTGGACTACGCAATGAGCGTTATCGTAGGACGCGCCCTCCCAGATGCTAGAGATGGATTAAAACCCGTACATCGCAGGGTGCTTTTTGCCATGCATGAGCTCAACAATGACTGGAATAGGGCATATAAGAAGTCTGCCCGTATTGTGGGTGATGTGATTGGTAAGTACCATCCCCATGGTGACACAGCCGTATATGACACGATTGTTCGTATGGCCCAGGACTTCTCCTTGCGCTATATGCTCGTGGATGGTCAAGGAAACTTTGGCTCTGTAGATGGTGATAACGCTGCTGCGATGCGATATACCGAAATTCGTTTGGCAAAGATTGCCCACGAGTTATTGGCGGATATTGAGAAAGAAACTGTCGATTTTGGCCCAAACTACGACGGAAGTGAGCAAGAGCCGTTAATTCTGCCGGCAAAAATCCCAAATTTACTCATTAATGGCTCCTCAGGCATTGCCGTGGGTATGGCAACGAACATTCCTCCTCACAATATTGATGAAGTTATCAGTGCCTGTATCTTTTTGCTTGAAAACCCTGAGTGTGACATCGAGGAGTTGATTAATTTAGTTCCTGCCCCAGATTTTCCGACGGGCGGCACAATTTATGGAATTCAAGGCGTTCGTGAGGGATATAGAACGGGTCGTGGTCGAGTCATTATGCGTGCAAAAACGCATTTTGAAGATATGGAAAAAGGCCAACGTCAGTCGATTATCGTTGATGAGTTGCCATACCAAGTTAATAAAAAGAACCTTCTTGAGCGTATTGCAGAGTTGGTTATTGAGAAAAAAGTTGAGGGAATTTCCGATATTCGCGACGAATCCGATAAATCGGGTATGCGGGTTGTAATTGAGCTTAAGCGCGGTGAAGTGCCTGAGGTTGTTCTCAACAATCTCTATAAAAATACCCAATTACAAGATAACTTTGGTATGAATATGGTGGCTTTGGTTGATAACCAGCCCCGTTTACTCAATTTAAAACAATTATTGGAGTGTTTTTTACGCCACCGTCGTGAAGTCGTGACAAGAAGAACACTATTTGAATTAAAAAAAGCCCGTGATCGTGGTCATGTTTTGGAAGGTTTGGCAGTTGCATTAGCGAATATTGATGAATTTATCGCTTTAATCAAGGCTGCCCCAACCCCCCCAGAAGCAAAAAAAGAGTTGCTTTCAAGAACTTGGGATTCAAGTGTCGTGCGCGAAATGTTAACCCGTTCGGCGATGGAAACACAGGGTGGCACTGCTGCTTATCGTCCAGATCGCTTACCCGCCAATTTAGGTCTTCAACCTGACGGTTTATATCGATTGTCAGAAGATCAAGCTCAAGAAATTCTGCAAATGCGCTTACAGCGCTTAACGGGCCTTGAGCAAGACAAGATTGTGGATGAATATAAAGAAGTCATGGCCGAGATTTCTGACTTACTTGATTTATTAGCTAGACCTGACCGTGTTACGGAAGTAATTCGTTCTGAGCTATTAGATTCGAAAAAAGAATTCGGTCAAGAAGGTTCAGATAATGGTCGTCGCTCCATTATCGAAATGAATGCTACAGAACTCTTTACAGAAGATCTCATTACTCCGCAAGATCTTGTTGTGACCTTATCTAACACGGGTTACATGAAGAGCCAGCCTTTGACGGAATATAAAGCTCAAAAACGTGGTGGTCGAGGAAAGTCCGCAACAACCACAAAAGATGAAGATTGGATATCAACATTATTTGTAGCCAATACGCATGACACGATACTTTGTTTCTCTGATCGAGGGCGTCTGTATTGGTTAAAAGTATGGGAAGTACCTGCCGGAAGTAGAACTTCAAGAGGAAAACCGATTATCAACATGTTCCCTTTACAGCCGAATGAAAAAATCACAACGATTTTGCCAATTAAAGGTTATGTAGAGAATCAATATGTATTCATGGCAACACGCTTTGGTGTCGTTAAAAAATCACGTTTAAGTGATTTCTCAAATCCACGTAAAGGCGGAATTATTGCGGTTGATTTAGATGAAGGCGACATTTTGGTTGGAGCTGCCATTACGCATGGCAATGAAGATGTGATGTTATTTTCTGATGCAGGTAAAGCCGTACGCTTTGATGAAAACGATGTAAGACCAATGGGAAGAACTGCCAGGGGTGTGCGTGGTATGAACTTAGCCCAAGGTCAAGAGGTGATTGCTATGTTGGTTGCGCCGAATGAAGCTGAGGCTGAGATAATGGCTCAAGCTGGCAATTTACCGAGCGTATTAACTGCTACAGAAAATGGTTATGGTAAACGAACTTCTTTGTCTGAATACACACGACATGGTCGTGGTACGAAAGGTATGATTGCCATTCAGACGACCGAAAGAAATGGCAAGTTAGTTGCAGCTTCACTCGTGACTGAGGTTGATCAGATTATGTTGATCACAACAGGCGGTATTTTAGTCAGAACTAGAGTTTCTGAGATTCGAGAAATGGGGCGTTCGACACAAGGTGTCACCCTTATCAATGTAGATTCAGGTACAGTGTTATCTGGATTACAACGAATTGCAGAAAGTGAAGATGACGATATTGACGACGAAGATTCTGCTGGTGACGAAGTACCGACAGTTAGTGAATAA